One genomic region from Candidatus Scalindua japonica encodes:
- the coaE gene encoding dephospho-CoA kinase (Dephospho-CoA kinase (CoaE) performs the final step in coenzyme A biosynthesis.), producing the protein MKRHVNVIGITGGIASGKSTIAEMLGTLGADIIDADKICHNLINTRDITDKITKRWGNHILNSDGKIERRMLAEIVFADKDEVSALNKIIHPKVVEKIKNRIAELQIETATEAIVLDAALLVESNLIDICDIILFADTEKNRCESRVRYSRKWPLDEIAKREKFQGLIPQKRELADIIINNNNSKEDTLNQVKDFWCQFITKK; encoded by the coding sequence ATGAAGCGACATGTTAATGTAATAGGTATTACTGGTGGTATAGCTAGTGGAAAGAGTACAATCGCTGAAATGCTGGGCACATTGGGTGCTGATATTATTGATGCCGACAAAATTTGCCATAATCTCATTAATACCAGAGACATTACAGATAAGATCACGAAAAGATGGGGAAACCATATACTGAACAGTGATGGCAAGATCGAAAGACGCATGTTAGCAGAAATCGTATTTGCAGACAAGGATGAGGTCTCTGCTTTAAATAAAATAATACATCCTAAGGTAGTAGAAAAAATTAAAAATAGAATTGCCGAACTTCAGATTGAAACAGCAACAGAGGCTATTGTATTAGATGCCGCACTATTAGTTGAATCAAACTTAATAGATATCTGTGACATAATTTTGTTTGCAGATACTGAGAAAAACAGATGTGAGTCAAGAGTCCGGTACAGCCGTAAGTGGCCATTAGATGAAATAGCAAAGAGAGAAAAGTTCCAAGGCTTAATACCCCAAAAAAGGGAACTTGCGGATATTATCATAAATAATAACAATTCAAAAGAGGATACATTAAATCAAGTTAAAGATTTCTGGTGTCAATTTATAACAAAAAAGTAA
- a CDS encoding 5'-3' exonuclease yields the protein MQKTSLTLAYCLKRENVLEPTDNSIINIYPKVSKNFFIIDGHSQLYQAYYAIIGLTTPSGQPINAVYGFTRMLRKIVKEDKPYYMAIAFDSKGPTFRHLEYAKYKEHRKPTPDDLASQIPLMFDLIRAYNIPIFAIKGFEADDIIGTISKKVSMENIECTIITTDKDMDQLVDKHIKVFNPRKKEIRDIDKIRNEMGIEPKNFIDVLALSGDSSDNIPGIPGIGLKTALNLIREWKSLDNVLSNIDRIKGKKKQENLLKYAELARLSMRLATINTEVPIDFRLESCRFTNFNNNKLNELFTAYGFNSFLADNHDSN from the coding sequence TTGCAAAAGACCTCTCTAACACTTGCTTATTGCCTAAAACGTGAAAATGTATTAGAACCGACAGACAATTCCATTATAAATATATATCCAAAAGTGTCGAAAAATTTCTTTATTATTGACGGACATTCTCAACTATATCAGGCATACTATGCAATAATCGGTTTAACAACTCCTTCTGGACAACCAATAAATGCGGTGTATGGATTTACCAGGATGTTACGTAAAATTGTAAAAGAGGACAAGCCATATTATATGGCAATCGCTTTTGATTCAAAAGGACCTACATTCAGGCATTTAGAATATGCAAAATATAAAGAGCATAGAAAACCTACACCTGATGATCTGGCGTCGCAGATACCTCTAATGTTCGATTTAATAAGAGCTTACAATATACCAATTTTTGCGATAAAAGGTTTTGAGGCAGACGATATAATTGGAACTATTTCAAAGAAAGTGTCTATGGAAAATATAGAATGCACAATTATAACAACAGATAAAGACATGGACCAGTTAGTGGACAAACATATAAAGGTTTTCAATCCCAGAAAGAAGGAGATAAGGGATATCGATAAGATACGAAACGAAATGGGAATTGAGCCCAAAAACTTTATTGATGTTCTTGCTCTCAGTGGAGACTCAAGCGACAACATACCCGGTATTCCCGGTATCGGACTTAAGACAGCTTTAAATCTTATTAGAGAATGGAAGTCACTCGATAACGTATTATCAAATATTGACAGGATAAAAGGCAAGAAAAAACAGGAAAACTTATTGAAATATGCTGAATTGGCGAGATTATCAATGCGTCTGGCAACTATTAATACAGAAGTCCCTATCGATTTCCGCCTCGAATCGTGCCGATTCACAAATTTTAATAATAATAAACTTAATGAACTGTTTACTGCATATGGATTTAACTCCTTTCTTGCTGATAATCATGATAGCAACTGA
- the bioB gene encoding biotin synthase BioB — protein MNTKIEKIAKGILQGKEITYEKASYLFELRGLDTYDLLYWANRIRYSSFKNVVSLCSIISARQGSCSEDCRFCSQSSRYKTDISSFPLIEKEKIAEAVEKGKEYKSDCVGVVTSGYSLQASDNFNKICDEASALAKKDGPPVHTSIGMITNEMAEKLVSSGVEMINHNLETSEDYYSNICTTHTYNDRVETIKIAKRAGLKICSGGIFGVGESVADRLNLAFKLKELDVDAIPMNFLSPVKGTPLSAENSLEPMDILKIIAVYRFVFPDKEIKVAGGREENLRDVQSWMFYAGANSTMIGDYLTTRGKLPEDDLQMIRDLGMNYKMGEMQNH, from the coding sequence ATGAATACAAAAATAGAAAAAATCGCAAAGGGTATATTACAAGGAAAAGAGATAACATATGAAAAAGCTTCTTATTTGTTTGAGTTAAGAGGGCTTGATACTTATGACTTATTGTATTGGGCAAATCGTATACGCTATAGTTCATTTAAAAATGTTGTCAGTTTATGCTCGATAATTAGCGCAAGGCAGGGAAGTTGTTCGGAAGACTGCAGGTTTTGCTCTCAATCCAGTCGATACAAGACGGATATATCAAGTTTTCCATTAATTGAAAAAGAAAAAATCGCGGAGGCTGTAGAAAAAGGAAAGGAGTATAAATCGGATTGCGTAGGTGTGGTGACTAGTGGATACAGCTTGCAGGCGAGTGACAATTTTAACAAAATATGTGATGAAGCGTCTGCATTGGCTAAAAAAGATGGTCCACCTGTTCACACTTCAATAGGTATGATTACGAATGAAATGGCGGAGAAACTGGTCTCAAGTGGTGTAGAGATGATTAATCATAACCTGGAAACATCTGAGGACTACTATTCAAACATATGTACAACACATACCTATAATGATAGAGTAGAGACAATTAAGATTGCAAAGCGTGCTGGCTTGAAGATTTGCAGTGGCGGTATTTTCGGGGTCGGGGAGAGTGTTGCGGATAGATTAAACCTGGCTTTCAAACTGAAGGAGCTTGATGTCGATGCAATACCCATGAATTTTCTCAGTCCTGTTAAAGGCACGCCTTTGTCTGCGGAAAACTCATTGGAGCCTATGGATATATTGAAAATAATAGCCGTATATCGTTTCGTATTTCCGGATAAAGAAATTAAGGTTGCAGGGGGAAGAGAAGAAAATCTCCGTGATGTACAGAGTTGGATGTTTTATGCGGGAGCAAATAGCACGATGATTGGCGATTATCTTACTACAAGGGGGAAACTGCCGGAGGACGATTTGCAGATGATAAGAGATTTGGGGATGAATTATAAAATGGGAGAGATGCAAAACCATTGA
- a CDS encoding carbohydrate kinase family protein — translation MNYDVVGLGQCCIDYLGVVEQYPGINEKEEVNDLTVQGGGPVATAMVTLSRLGASTTFIGKISDDYFGSLIKDSLTSEFVNIDHIIVEKDKRSQFAFIVIEKETGKRTVLWSRATVTPLRLEEINRGVINTAKVLLLDGLMKESSMAAAEYAREAGVTIVVDAGSMREGTLALVNLSDYFIASEDFARQFSHDNDPKVAAMELIGLGAKIVIVTLGEKGSISVTSEECFYQPAFNVRAVDTTGCGDVFHGAFIFGLLQKWDLNETIRFASATAALKCSEIGGRTAIPDLREVEVFLENDNDNWPTSLENVS, via the coding sequence TTGAATTACGATGTTGTTGGATTAGGGCAATGCTGTATTGATTATCTAGGGGTTGTAGAACAATATCCAGGTATTAATGAGAAGGAAGAGGTAAATGATCTCACTGTTCAGGGCGGGGGGCCGGTAGCAACTGCAATGGTTACGTTGTCCAGGCTTGGAGCTTCTACTACTTTTATTGGAAAGATATCTGATGACTATTTTGGTAGCTTGATTAAAGACAGCTTAACAAGCGAATTTGTCAATATTGATCACATTATTGTAGAGAAAGACAAAAGATCTCAATTTGCTTTTATCGTAATAGAAAAGGAGACAGGCAAAAGGACTGTTTTGTGGTCCAGGGCGACGGTAACACCTTTAAGGTTAGAAGAGATAAACAGAGGTGTGATCAATACCGCAAAAGTATTACTTCTGGATGGACTTATGAAAGAAAGTTCAATGGCTGCCGCTGAATATGCAAGGGAAGCAGGGGTAACAATTGTTGTTGATGCTGGTAGTATGAGAGAAGGAACATTAGCGCTTGTAAACTTGTCCGATTACTTTATCGCATCAGAAGATTTTGCAAGACAATTTTCCCATGATAATGATCCAAAAGTTGCCGCAATGGAGTTAATAGGACTTGGTGCAAAAATAGTAATAGTGACACTTGGCGAAAAAGGAAGTATTTCTGTCACTTCAGAAGAGTGTTTTTATCAACCGGCATTCAATGTAAGGGCTGTCGATACGACCGGATGTGGAGATGTGTTCCATGGTGCTTTTATTTTTGGGTTACTGCAAAAGTGGGATTTAAACGAAACAATAAGATTTGCCTCTGCCACTGCCGCTCTTAAATGCAGTGAGATTGGAGGTAGAACTGCTATTCCTGACCTCAGGGAAGTGGAGGTATTTCTGGAGAATGACAACGATAATTGGCCAACAAGTTTGGAAAATGTTTCTTGA
- a CDS encoding M48 family metallopeptidase produces MSENSKKQSAVLSKKYSLQKHISTLLGLAIALTYLLFMVFFGSKVLKHLISLITVNEYLLIALYISVFIIIIDIVTVPLSFYGGFVLEHMYKLSNQKISGWFKDELKKFLISLPLIIVMVEIMYIFLRNFPDTWWIYITMIWIFFSLIMAKLAPVLIFPLFYKSVPLDNKEVKEGLQSLAEGTGINIEGVYKINLSKDTKKANAALAGMGSTRRVLLGDTLLDSYSPAEIKSVFAHELGHHIYHHIWKMLAIGTISGCLGFAFCHLVLSKVIIVLGYQNIHDIAAFPIVCMSLAVSAFLFLPIQNAFSRRFERACDRYAIEQTNDPEAFISAMDKLAEQNLADRSPNRFVELLFYSHPPISKRIEMAKR; encoded by the coding sequence ATGTCTGAGAACTCAAAAAAACAATCCGCAGTATTATCAAAGAAGTACTCTTTGCAAAAACATATATCAACTCTTTTGGGTTTAGCAATAGCGCTGACCTACTTACTCTTCATGGTTTTTTTCGGATCAAAAGTCTTAAAACATCTCATTTCGTTAATAACAGTGAATGAATATCTATTAATAGCTCTATATATATCAGTATTTATTATCATCATTGATATTGTAACTGTTCCTTTAAGTTTCTATGGGGGTTTTGTTCTTGAACATATGTATAAATTATCAAATCAGAAAATTTCAGGATGGTTCAAGGATGAGTTAAAAAAGTTTTTGATATCACTGCCACTTATTATAGTTATGGTTGAGATAATGTATATATTTCTCAGGAATTTTCCGGATACGTGGTGGATTTATATTACCATGATCTGGATTTTTTTCTCATTGATTATGGCTAAACTTGCTCCTGTTCTTATCTTTCCACTATTCTATAAAAGTGTGCCTTTAGATAATAAAGAAGTTAAAGAAGGATTGCAGTCACTTGCAGAAGGTACCGGTATTAATATTGAGGGAGTTTATAAAATCAATTTGAGTAAAGATACAAAGAAGGCTAATGCTGCCCTTGCCGGTATGGGAAGTACCAGAAGGGTGCTTCTGGGAGATACACTGTTAGATTCATATTCACCTGCTGAAATAAAATCAGTGTTTGCTCACGAGTTAGGTCATCACATATACCATCACATATGGAAAATGTTAGCCATTGGTACTATATCAGGCTGCTTGGGGTTTGCGTTTTGTCACTTAGTGCTGTCAAAAGTGATAATAGTTTTGGGGTATCAGAATATACACGATATCGCTGCGTTTCCAATCGTCTGTATGTCCCTGGCAGTTTCTGCCTTTCTGTTTTTACCAATTCAAAATGCTTTCAGCCGGAGGTTTGAAAGGGCGTGTGACAGATATGCGATTGAGCAAACCAATGACCCGGAAGCATTCATTTCCGCTATGGATAAACTGGCAGAACAGAATCTGGCAGACAGAAGCCCAAACAGGTTTGTAGAATTATTGTTTTACAGCCATCCGCCAATATCAAAACGCATTGAGATGGCAAAAAGATGA
- a CDS encoding response regulator, translating to MSKKKILAVDDEPNLTHSLRRTLTATGKYEVREENSGACAYKSALEFQPDIIILDVMMPGIGGGAIAEKIQDNDNLKHIPIVFLTGILEQQEVESTGSNISCHTFLAKPVNPDDLITCIEKKLGK from the coding sequence ATGTCAAAGAAAAAGATTCTGGCGGTTGACGACGAGCCAAACCTGACCCATTCACTCAGAAGAACACTTACGGCAACAGGGAAATATGAAGTAAGGGAAGAAAACTCGGGGGCATGTGCGTATAAATCCGCTCTGGAATTTCAACCGGACATAATCATACTTGATGTAATGATGCCTGGTATTGGTGGAGGTGCGATTGCTGAAAAGATCCAGGATAATGATAATTTAAAACATATTCCTATAGTGTTTTTAACCGGTATATTAGAACAACAAGAAGTGGAATCTACCGGCAGCAATATTAGTTGTCACACGTTTTTGGCTAAGCCAGTTAACCCTGATGATCTGA